One part of the Xylocopa sonorina isolate GNS202 chromosome 10, iyXylSono1_principal, whole genome shotgun sequence genome encodes these proteins:
- the LOC143428354 gene encoding nuclear receptor-binding factor 2 yields METSILNAAHERQRRAEALLQEGRFEEAANCHETVASLLGEAHAQLESSFVHMKTSYVSSHPPPNIISSFHSFITLESLALQRDYHKRQAAVVRMKQAQYEEYKATLENQQREILSKQAPKQVEKDTTEFTTDKFDGSLRQAIYRTIEEQDSLLTLISLPSSEDKGFKHPKDTVTVIEELKTVNCQLRCLIGSLLSQLEAKEEEVKQLTEQLHAVSANLNDETRLDNAHSLRLAPLPPLTPLEMPLFDFTST; encoded by the exons ATGGAGACTTCAATCTTGAACGCG GCACACGAGAGGCAAAGAAGAGCGGAGGCACTGTTACAAGAGGGACGCTTCGAGGAGGCAGCTAATTGTCACGAGACAGTGGCCAGTCTTTTAGGAGAGGCACACGCACAGCTTGAATCTAGTTTCGTTCATATGAAGACTTCTTATGTGTCTAGTCATCCACCGCCGAATATAATCTCTTCTTTTCATTCATTCATCACCTTGGAATCTCTGGCACTCCAACGTGACTATCACAAAAGACAAGCCGCTGTAGTTAG AATGAAACAAGCGCAATACGAAGAGTACAAAGCTACCTTAGAAAATCAACAGAGAGAAATTCTTAGCAAACAGGCACCGAAACAAGTTGAAAAGGATACAACAGAGTTTACGACTGACAAGTTTGACGGATCCCTTAGACAAGCAATATATAGAACAATTGAAGAACAAGACAGTCTTTTGACTTTGATATCATTACCAAGCAGCGAGGACAAAGGTTTCAAGCACCCAAAGGACACTGTCACGGTTATCGAGGAACTAAAGACTGTCAACTGCCAGCTGCGTTGCCTAATCGGAAGCTTGCTGAGTCAACTGGaggcgaaagaagaagaagtgaAACAGTTGACCGAACAACTTCACGCAGTGTCTGCTAATCTTAACGACGAGACTAGGCTAGACAATGCGCATTCCTTAAGGCTTGCACCTCTGCCACCTTTAACTCCTCTAGAAATGCCTCTATTTGATTTCACGTCTACGTAA
- the LOC143428516 gene encoding tubulin alpha chain, translating into MEKPSEIITIFVGQAGTQIANACWELFCLEHGVSPDGCLYPGYYPTDTSMCSIFSETQGKKLTPRTMIVDLEPTVIDEIRIGEYRRLFSPDSLISGKEDASNNYAKGYYSVGREAIDLVLNRIWKIWDTCSQPAGFIIFRSVSGGTGGGFATLLIERLSQDCPKTTILDFVVFPSPNISTIIVEPYNAVFSTHGSLDHVDCCFLVDNEALYNICARNLDIEDAGYTNLNRIKAQVVSSVTASMRFEGALNLTLEELQTNLVPYPRNHFALVTYAPLISPRRAMHSEITTRQITLDCFDPANQMAMCDPRIGAYTSCCMLYRGDVSPNDVNRTIASLKGAKSIRFVTWSPTGFKVGINYQPTTTVPGGDLAASKRTVMMASNNTAVRYKWLNLARKFDLMFQNRAYVHHYVGEGMEESFFDEAIENMAALIADYKEIER; encoded by the exons ATGGAGAAGCCAAGTGAAATAATAACAATTTTCGTAGGACAGGCTGGCACGCAGATCGCGAACGCCTGCTGGGAATTGTTCTGCCTGGAACACGGTGTATCCCCCGATGGTTGCCTCTACCCAGGCTACTATCCAACAGATACGTCTATGTGCAGCATCTTTTCGGAGACACAA GGAAAAAAGCTGACTCCGCGCACGATGATCGTCGATCTAGAGCCCACGGTGATCGACGAGATTAGAATTGGCGAATATAGAAGATTGTTCAGCCCGGACTCGTTGATCTCTGGAAAGGAGGACGCGTCCAATAACTATGCCAAAGGCTACTACAGCGTAGGCCGCGAGGCGATTGATCTCGTGTTAAATCGTATCTGGAAAATATGGGACACGTGTTCACAACCAGCTGGATTCATCATATTCAG ATCCGTAAGTGGCGGTACAGGAGGTGGATTTGCCACATTGTTGATCGAGCGCCTATCCCAGGATTGTCCCAAGACAACTATTCTGGACTTTGTCGTGTTTCCGTCCCCGAACATTTCCACAATCATCGTTGAACCGTACAACGCAGTCTTCTCCACGCACGGCTCCTTGGATCACGTCGACTGCTGCTTTTTAGTTGACAACGAAGCCCTATACAACATATGCGCTAG GAATTTGGATATCGAGGATGCAGGATACACAAATCTGAATCGAATAAAAGCTCAGGTCGTGTCCAGCGTTACGGCTTCGATGAGATTCGAGGGGGCCTTGAATTTGACCCTCGAGGAATTGCAAACGAATTTGGTTCCCTATCCCAGAAACCACTTCGCGTTGGTCACGTACGCCCCTTTAATTTCTCCTAGGAGGGCGATGCATTCGGAAATTACCACGCGACAGATCACCCTCGACTGCTTCGACCCTGCCAATCAG ATGGCAATGTGCGATCCGCGGATAGGTGCTTACACCAGTTGCTGTATGTTGTACCGCGGAGACGTGAGCCCAAATGACGTCAATAGAACGATTGCGTCGTTGAAAGGGGCGAAGTCGATCCGTTTTGTCACTTGGAGCCCGACGGGGTTCAAG GTAGGAATTAATTACCAGCCAACCACGACTGTGCCAGGAGGTGACTTGGCGGCGTCGAAGAGAACAGTGATGATGGCCAGCAACAATACCGCCGTCAGATACAAATGGTTgaaccttgccaggaaattcgaCTTGATGTTCCAGAATAGAGCTTACGTTCATCATTACGTAGGAGAGGGTATGGAGGAGAGTTTCTTCGATGAAGCTATCGAGAATATGGCTGCTTTGATAGCTGATTATAAAGAGATCGAGAGATGA
- the LOC143428514 gene encoding uncharacterized protein LOC143428514, giving the protein MLIGGAVSYVAGKQAVRTVYWRTASNGHLLKTAKTCMFQGPPKPAPSSTSAVSAFEGQSRMGPIPHDIFSHQN; this is encoded by the coding sequence ATGCTGATCGGTGGTGCTGTAAGCTACGTAGCTGGCAAGCAGGCTGTTCGCACAGTTTATTGGCGAACTGCGAGCAACGGTCATCTGTTGAAAACGGCGAAGACCTGTATGTTCCAAGGGCCACCGAAACCGGCGCCCTCCTCGACGTCCGCCGTGTCAGCGTTCGAGGGCCAGTCGCGTATGGGTCCGATACCTCACGACATCTTCAGCCATCAGAACTAG
- the Jef gene encoding major facilitator superfamily domain-containing protein 6 jef isoform X1: MQNYGHEDYDYGVAEGAPQQISGRSLPQVPGVRPMVDPHAEGEVDPSLYPQPKEATHKIRGKSDVIEYLFGSVDQELLTVKTFYFFFYSAFGSLFPLMGVYFKQMGMNAGQCGLLMGIRPLIEFISAPFWGSLADRWQKGKLIFLASLSCWIIFTLPLAFMQPPATSCIVMRNNSVYLESPNPKTIVKRSTTLEDFYHQNDEECLEVAENVVFERLRKDGKLDPLTALNLQRNKGTSTNNVQENYDVNNNNRVRRETRETREETATTEDSPVEDLKYKQLIFEENDPEAKTIDFETLQRKNRPADILEYKRFLNNQPLVDGKPPKKAYSHTKTRVKPVPTKIMVKREVKDDAKGDKNESLLKLQQQWSIMDTLRKLSLTDELHRYNEDDEENVVEVPLVRSKRYVRVPHSGQSPHAVTYAENYSAEKNKGWVKPLFSSIVYRLPDIQKTFFLLLLLVIVGEFFSAPAITLADSAVITLLGEDADRYGHQRMFGSLGWGLAMFFVGIALDHSTAFSEHPCGPDAREKNYTICFAIFSVLMGAALITATQINFKYDFPVVEPVSDHVREKTGVELIHSVVQEVEKPPAEPTRDEQLQSQLSQQLNLPSLQDTGAPPPKPQPPEGKTKMFAQTMREIPEWVTVLKQFKDLKCASFLFVAWFMGFGIGLIFTFLFWHLQDYGGTPTLFGVASVINHISEIFAYFFSFKLIRQIGHVKVLCMGLGGNVIRFLYISWLTVPWWVLPFEFIQGITHAAVWAACCSYISHNTPPQLRTSAQGVLQGVHHGLGRGCGAVIGGMFVDAYGTTATFRAYGLICIVVLAAFVFINFYRKDTGFVSELPQTEDPRQVAEATHLAPHGVPSNAIPRALSSTRLHELANQDSTYGATYQTTGGNLGVPGANGGPVNPTNPFLNGGGGGGGGYNYGMTGNGEDEYIRRSFQLYNEVISRDLDLVKPPPIVTHLHAQQPCTNPFHQHDYEW; this comes from the exons ATGCAGAACTATGGTCACGAAGACTACGATTATGGGGTTGCGGAGGGAGCGCCGCAACAGATCTCTGGCAGGTCTCTACCACAGGTGCCAGGCGTTAGGCCCATGGTGGATCCCCATGCGGAAGGAGAGGTTGATCCTAGCTTGTATCCTCAACCGAAGGAGGCGACGCACAAGATTCGTGGCAAGAGTGACGTGATCGAGTACCTGTTTGGATCCGTGGACCAGGAGCTCCTCACGGTGAAAACcttctatttcttcttttaCTCGGCGTTTGGTTCCCTGTTTCCCCTGATGGGAGTCTACTTCAAACAGATGGGCATGAACGCCGGTCAATGCGGTCTCTTGATGGGTATCAGGCCTCTGATAGAGTTCATCAGTGCGCCTTTCTGGGGTTCGTTGGCTGACAG GTGGCAGAAGGGGAAGCTGATCTTCTTAGCCTCGCTCTCTTGCTGGATCATCTTCACCCTCCCTCTCGCTTTCATGCAGCCACCAGCCACGTCCTGTATAGTTATGCGAAACAATAGTGTGTATCTGGAATCGCCCAACCCTAAGACGATAGTCAAACGATCTACCACTCTCGAGGACTTTTACCACCAGAACGACGAAGAATGTCTGGAAGTCGCTGAGAACGTCGTCTTTGAAAGGCTACGGAAAGACGGCAAGCTCGATCCACTGACGGCCCTCAATCTGCAAAGGAACAAGGGCACATCAACGAACAATGTTCAGGAAAATTATGACGTTAATAACAATAACAGGGTTCGAAGGGAAACTCGAGAAACTCGAGAAGAAACCGCCACGACAGAGGACAGTCCTGTGGAGGATCTCAAGTACAAGCAGTTGATATTCGAAGAAAACGATCCTGAGGCCAAGACGATCGATTTCGAAACGCTGCAAAGAAAAAACCGTCCAGCCGACATACTCGAGTACAAACGGTTCCTTAAC AACCAACCACTGGTCGACGGGAAGCCACCGAAGAAGGCGTACTCGCACACCAAGACCAGGGTGAAACCAGTCCCGACCAAGATAATGGTGAAACGCGAGGTAAAAGACGACGCGAAAGGGGACAAGAACGAATCTCTTCTCAAGCTCCAACAACAGTGGTCCATCATGGATACTCTGCGGAAGTTGTCCTTAACAGATGAGCTACATCGGTACAACGAAGACGACGAGGAGAACGTCGTCGAGGTGCCGCTGGTTAGGAGCAAACGCTACGTGAGAGTGCCTCATTCTGGTCAGAGTCCTCACGCGGTTACCTACGCAGAGAATTACAGTGCAGAAAAGAACAAGGGATGGGTGAAACCTCTGTTCAGCTCGATTGTCTACAGACTGCCG GATATCCAAAAAACGTTCTTCCTTCTGTTGCTATTGGTGATAGTCGGAGAATTCTTCTCGGCGCCCGCGATCACTCTAGCAGACTCGGCAGTGATTACTTTGCTAGGCGAGGACGCGGACAG GTACGGCCACCAGCGAATGTTTGGAAGTTTAGGCTGGGGTTTGGCCATGTTCTTCGTTGGCATCGCTTTGGACCACAGCACCGCGTTCTCGGAGCACCCATGCGGCCCAGACGCCAGGGAGAAGAACTACACCATCTGTTTCGCGATCTTCAGTGTTCTCATGGGCGCCGCTCTGATCACTGCCACGCAGATCAACTTCAAATACGACTTTCCTGTCGTGGAACCGGTGAGTGATCACGTGCGAGAGAAAACCGGCGTCGAATTAATCCACTCGGTTGTTCAGGAAGTGGAGAAGCCTCCTGCGGAGCCGACGAGAGACGAACAGCTGCAGAGTCAACTCTCTCAGCAGCTGAACCTGCCCAGTCTTCAAGACACCGGCGCACCACCTCCGAAGCCGCAGCCACCCGAGGGCAAG ACTAAAATGTTCGCTCAGACAATGCGAGAGATCCCAGAATGGGTGACGGTATTGAAGCAATTCAAAGACCTCAAGTGCGCGTCCTTCCTCTTCGTCGCCTGGTTCATGGGCTTTGGTATCGGGCTGATCTTCACCTTCCTCTTCTGGCATCTTCAGGACTACGGCGGTACACCTACTCTCTTCGGTGTTGCCTCCGTCATCAATCACATCTCCGAGATATTCGCCTACTTCTTCAGCTTCAAACTGATTCGACAAATCGGCCACGTAAAG GTGTTGTGCATGGGGCTGGGTGGAAACGTAATCCGTTTCCTTTACATATCCTGGCTGACGGTACCGTGGTGGGTGTTGCCGTTCGAGTTCATCCAAGGTATAACCCACGCGGCTGTTTGGGCTGCTTGTTGCAGCTACATCTCTCACAACACACCGCCGCAGTTGCGTACCAGTGCGCAGGGTGTTCTTCAAGGTGTTCATCACGGTCTTGGCAGGGGATGCGGGGCTGTGATCGGTGGCATGTTCGTCGACGCTTACG gAACAACCGCTACGTTCCGAGCCTACGGCCTGATCTGCATCGTCGTCCTCGCCGCATTCGTGTTCATCAACTTCTACAGGAAGGACACTGGCTTCGTTTCCGAGTTACCGCAGACGGAGGATCCGCGTCAGGTGGCCGAGGCGACGCATTTGGCGCCGCACGGCGTACCCAGCAACGCGATTCCTCGCGCTTTAAGTTCGACCCGGCTGCACGAGCTGGCCAACCAAGACTCGACCTACGGTGCCACTTATCAGACCACGGGCGGAAATCTCGGTGTACCCGGTGCAAACGGAG GCCCAGTGAACCCGACGAATCCATTTCTGAACGGcggaggcggcggtggtggtggatATAATTACGGTATGACTGGCAATGGAGAGGACGAGTATATCCGTAGGAGCTTCCAG CTTTACAATGAGGTGATAAGCAGGGATCTCGATCTGGTTAAACCACCGCCGATAGTGACCCATCTACACGCTCAACAACCATGCACCAACCCTTTCCATCAGCACGACTACGAATGGTAA
- the Jef gene encoding major facilitator superfamily domain-containing protein 6 jef isoform X2, whose translation MQNYGHEDYDYGVAEGAPQQISGRSLPQVPGVRPMVDPHAEGEVDPSLYPQPKEATHKIRGKSDVIEYLFGSVDQELLTVKTFYFFFYSAFGSLFPLMGVYFKQMGMNAGQCGLLMGIRPLIEFISAPFWGSLADRWQKGKLIFLASLSCWIIFTLPLAFMQPPATSCIVMRNNSVYLESPNPKTIVKRSTTLEDFYHQNDEECLEVAENVVFERLRKDGKLDPLTALNLQRNKGTSTNNVQENYDVNNNNRVRRETRETREETATTEDSPVEDLKYKQLIFEENDPEAKTIDFETLQRKNRPADILEYKRFLNNQPLVDGKPPKKAYSHTKTRVKPVPTKIMVKREVKDDAKGDKNESLLKLQQQWSIMDTLRKLSLTDELHRYNEDDEENVVEVPLVRSKRYVRVPHSGQSPHAVTYAENYSAEKNKGWVKPLFSSIVYRLPDIQKTFFLLLLLVIVGEFFSAPAITLADSAVITLLGEDADRYGHQRMFGSLGWGLAMFFVGIALDHSTAFSEHPCGPDAREKNYTICFAIFSVLMGAALITATQINFKYDFPVVEPEVEKPPAEPTRDEQLQSQLSQQLNLPSLQDTGAPPPKPQPPEGKTKMFAQTMREIPEWVTVLKQFKDLKCASFLFVAWFMGFGIGLIFTFLFWHLQDYGGTPTLFGVASVINHISEIFAYFFSFKLIRQIGHVKVLCMGLGGNVIRFLYISWLTVPWWVLPFEFIQGITHAAVWAACCSYISHNTPPQLRTSAQGVLQGVHHGLGRGCGAVIGGMFVDAYGTTATFRAYGLICIVVLAAFVFINFYRKDTGFVSELPQTEDPRQVAEATHLAPHGVPSNAIPRALSSTRLHELANQDSTYGATYQTTGGNLGVPGANGGPVNPTNPFLNGGGGGGGGYNYGMTGNGEDEYIRRSFQLYNEVISRDLDLVKPPPIVTHLHAQQPCTNPFHQHDYEW comes from the exons ATGCAGAACTATGGTCACGAAGACTACGATTATGGGGTTGCGGAGGGAGCGCCGCAACAGATCTCTGGCAGGTCTCTACCACAGGTGCCAGGCGTTAGGCCCATGGTGGATCCCCATGCGGAAGGAGAGGTTGATCCTAGCTTGTATCCTCAACCGAAGGAGGCGACGCACAAGATTCGTGGCAAGAGTGACGTGATCGAGTACCTGTTTGGATCCGTGGACCAGGAGCTCCTCACGGTGAAAACcttctatttcttcttttaCTCGGCGTTTGGTTCCCTGTTTCCCCTGATGGGAGTCTACTTCAAACAGATGGGCATGAACGCCGGTCAATGCGGTCTCTTGATGGGTATCAGGCCTCTGATAGAGTTCATCAGTGCGCCTTTCTGGGGTTCGTTGGCTGACAG GTGGCAGAAGGGGAAGCTGATCTTCTTAGCCTCGCTCTCTTGCTGGATCATCTTCACCCTCCCTCTCGCTTTCATGCAGCCACCAGCCACGTCCTGTATAGTTATGCGAAACAATAGTGTGTATCTGGAATCGCCCAACCCTAAGACGATAGTCAAACGATCTACCACTCTCGAGGACTTTTACCACCAGAACGACGAAGAATGTCTGGAAGTCGCTGAGAACGTCGTCTTTGAAAGGCTACGGAAAGACGGCAAGCTCGATCCACTGACGGCCCTCAATCTGCAAAGGAACAAGGGCACATCAACGAACAATGTTCAGGAAAATTATGACGTTAATAACAATAACAGGGTTCGAAGGGAAACTCGAGAAACTCGAGAAGAAACCGCCACGACAGAGGACAGTCCTGTGGAGGATCTCAAGTACAAGCAGTTGATATTCGAAGAAAACGATCCTGAGGCCAAGACGATCGATTTCGAAACGCTGCAAAGAAAAAACCGTCCAGCCGACATACTCGAGTACAAACGGTTCCTTAAC AACCAACCACTGGTCGACGGGAAGCCACCGAAGAAGGCGTACTCGCACACCAAGACCAGGGTGAAACCAGTCCCGACCAAGATAATGGTGAAACGCGAGGTAAAAGACGACGCGAAAGGGGACAAGAACGAATCTCTTCTCAAGCTCCAACAACAGTGGTCCATCATGGATACTCTGCGGAAGTTGTCCTTAACAGATGAGCTACATCGGTACAACGAAGACGACGAGGAGAACGTCGTCGAGGTGCCGCTGGTTAGGAGCAAACGCTACGTGAGAGTGCCTCATTCTGGTCAGAGTCCTCACGCGGTTACCTACGCAGAGAATTACAGTGCAGAAAAGAACAAGGGATGGGTGAAACCTCTGTTCAGCTCGATTGTCTACAGACTGCCG GATATCCAAAAAACGTTCTTCCTTCTGTTGCTATTGGTGATAGTCGGAGAATTCTTCTCGGCGCCCGCGATCACTCTAGCAGACTCGGCAGTGATTACTTTGCTAGGCGAGGACGCGGACAG GTACGGCCACCAGCGAATGTTTGGAAGTTTAGGCTGGGGTTTGGCCATGTTCTTCGTTGGCATCGCTTTGGACCACAGCACCGCGTTCTCGGAGCACCCATGCGGCCCAGACGCCAGGGAGAAGAACTACACCATCTGTTTCGCGATCTTCAGTGTTCTCATGGGCGCCGCTCTGATCACTGCCACGCAGATCAACTTCAAATACGACTTTCCTGTCGTGGAACCG GAAGTGGAGAAGCCTCCTGCGGAGCCGACGAGAGACGAACAGCTGCAGAGTCAACTCTCTCAGCAGCTGAACCTGCCCAGTCTTCAAGACACCGGCGCACCACCTCCGAAGCCGCAGCCACCCGAGGGCAAG ACTAAAATGTTCGCTCAGACAATGCGAGAGATCCCAGAATGGGTGACGGTATTGAAGCAATTCAAAGACCTCAAGTGCGCGTCCTTCCTCTTCGTCGCCTGGTTCATGGGCTTTGGTATCGGGCTGATCTTCACCTTCCTCTTCTGGCATCTTCAGGACTACGGCGGTACACCTACTCTCTTCGGTGTTGCCTCCGTCATCAATCACATCTCCGAGATATTCGCCTACTTCTTCAGCTTCAAACTGATTCGACAAATCGGCCACGTAAAG GTGTTGTGCATGGGGCTGGGTGGAAACGTAATCCGTTTCCTTTACATATCCTGGCTGACGGTACCGTGGTGGGTGTTGCCGTTCGAGTTCATCCAAGGTATAACCCACGCGGCTGTTTGGGCTGCTTGTTGCAGCTACATCTCTCACAACACACCGCCGCAGTTGCGTACCAGTGCGCAGGGTGTTCTTCAAGGTGTTCATCACGGTCTTGGCAGGGGATGCGGGGCTGTGATCGGTGGCATGTTCGTCGACGCTTACG gAACAACCGCTACGTTCCGAGCCTACGGCCTGATCTGCATCGTCGTCCTCGCCGCATTCGTGTTCATCAACTTCTACAGGAAGGACACTGGCTTCGTTTCCGAGTTACCGCAGACGGAGGATCCGCGTCAGGTGGCCGAGGCGACGCATTTGGCGCCGCACGGCGTACCCAGCAACGCGATTCCTCGCGCTTTAAGTTCGACCCGGCTGCACGAGCTGGCCAACCAAGACTCGACCTACGGTGCCACTTATCAGACCACGGGCGGAAATCTCGGTGTACCCGGTGCAAACGGAG GCCCAGTGAACCCGACGAATCCATTTCTGAACGGcggaggcggcggtggtggtggatATAATTACGGTATGACTGGCAATGGAGAGGACGAGTATATCCGTAGGAGCTTCCAG CTTTACAATGAGGTGATAAGCAGGGATCTCGATCTGGTTAAACCACCGCCGATAGTGACCCATCTACACGCTCAACAACCATGCACCAACCCTTTCCATCAGCACGACTACGAATGGTAA
- the Jef gene encoding major facilitator superfamily domain-containing protein 6 jef isoform X3 codes for MQNYGHEDYDYGVAEGAPQQISGRSLPQVPGVRPMVDPHAEGEVDPSLYPQPKEATHKIRGKSDVIEYLFGSVDQELLTVKTFYFFFYSAFGSLFPLMGVYFKQMGMNAGQCGLLMGIRPLIEFISAPFWGSLADRWQKGKLIFLASLSCWIIFTLPLAFMQPPATSCIVMRNNSVYLESPNPKTIVKRSTTLEDFYHQNDEECLEVAENVVFERLRKDGKLDPLTALNLQRNKGTSTNNVQENYDVNNNNRVRRETRETREETATTEDSPVEDLKYKQLIFEENDPEAKTIDFETLQRKNRPADILEYKRFLNNQPLVDGKPPKKAYSHTKTRVKPVPTKIMVKREVKDDAKGDKNESLLKLQQQWSIMDTLRKLSLTDELHRYNEDDEENVVEVPLVRSKRYVRVPHSGQSPHAVTYAENYSAEKNKGWVKPLFSSIVYRLPDIQKTFFLLLLLVIVGEFFSAPAITLADSAVITLLGEDADRYGHQRMFGSLGWGLAMFFVGIALDHSTAFSEHPCGPDAREKNYTICFAIFSVLMGAALITATQINFKYDFPVVEPVSDHVREKTGVELIHSVVQEVEKPPAEPTRDEQLQSQLSQQLNLPSLQDTGAPPPKPQPPEGKTKMFAQTMREIPEWVTVLKQFKDLKCASFLFVAWFMGFGIGLIFTFLFWHLQDYGGTPTLFGVASVINHISEIFAYFFSFKLIRQIGHVKVLCMGLGGNVIRFLYISWLTVPWWVLPFEFIQGITHAAVWAACCSYISHNTPPQLRTSAQGVLQGVHHGLGRGCGAVIGGMFVDAYGTTATFRAYGLICIVVLAAFVFINFYRKDTGFVSELPQTEDPRQVAEATHLAPHGVPSNAIPRALSSTRLHELANQDSTYGATYQTTGGNLGVPGANGGPVNPTNPFLNGGGGGGGGYNYALQ; via the exons ATGCAGAACTATGGTCACGAAGACTACGATTATGGGGTTGCGGAGGGAGCGCCGCAACAGATCTCTGGCAGGTCTCTACCACAGGTGCCAGGCGTTAGGCCCATGGTGGATCCCCATGCGGAAGGAGAGGTTGATCCTAGCTTGTATCCTCAACCGAAGGAGGCGACGCACAAGATTCGTGGCAAGAGTGACGTGATCGAGTACCTGTTTGGATCCGTGGACCAGGAGCTCCTCACGGTGAAAACcttctatttcttcttttaCTCGGCGTTTGGTTCCCTGTTTCCCCTGATGGGAGTCTACTTCAAACAGATGGGCATGAACGCCGGTCAATGCGGTCTCTTGATGGGTATCAGGCCTCTGATAGAGTTCATCAGTGCGCCTTTCTGGGGTTCGTTGGCTGACAG GTGGCAGAAGGGGAAGCTGATCTTCTTAGCCTCGCTCTCTTGCTGGATCATCTTCACCCTCCCTCTCGCTTTCATGCAGCCACCAGCCACGTCCTGTATAGTTATGCGAAACAATAGTGTGTATCTGGAATCGCCCAACCCTAAGACGATAGTCAAACGATCTACCACTCTCGAGGACTTTTACCACCAGAACGACGAAGAATGTCTGGAAGTCGCTGAGAACGTCGTCTTTGAAAGGCTACGGAAAGACGGCAAGCTCGATCCACTGACGGCCCTCAATCTGCAAAGGAACAAGGGCACATCAACGAACAATGTTCAGGAAAATTATGACGTTAATAACAATAACAGGGTTCGAAGGGAAACTCGAGAAACTCGAGAAGAAACCGCCACGACAGAGGACAGTCCTGTGGAGGATCTCAAGTACAAGCAGTTGATATTCGAAGAAAACGATCCTGAGGCCAAGACGATCGATTTCGAAACGCTGCAAAGAAAAAACCGTCCAGCCGACATACTCGAGTACAAACGGTTCCTTAAC AACCAACCACTGGTCGACGGGAAGCCACCGAAGAAGGCGTACTCGCACACCAAGACCAGGGTGAAACCAGTCCCGACCAAGATAATGGTGAAACGCGAGGTAAAAGACGACGCGAAAGGGGACAAGAACGAATCTCTTCTCAAGCTCCAACAACAGTGGTCCATCATGGATACTCTGCGGAAGTTGTCCTTAACAGATGAGCTACATCGGTACAACGAAGACGACGAGGAGAACGTCGTCGAGGTGCCGCTGGTTAGGAGCAAACGCTACGTGAGAGTGCCTCATTCTGGTCAGAGTCCTCACGCGGTTACCTACGCAGAGAATTACAGTGCAGAAAAGAACAAGGGATGGGTGAAACCTCTGTTCAGCTCGATTGTCTACAGACTGCCG GATATCCAAAAAACGTTCTTCCTTCTGTTGCTATTGGTGATAGTCGGAGAATTCTTCTCGGCGCCCGCGATCACTCTAGCAGACTCGGCAGTGATTACTTTGCTAGGCGAGGACGCGGACAG GTACGGCCACCAGCGAATGTTTGGAAGTTTAGGCTGGGGTTTGGCCATGTTCTTCGTTGGCATCGCTTTGGACCACAGCACCGCGTTCTCGGAGCACCCATGCGGCCCAGACGCCAGGGAGAAGAACTACACCATCTGTTTCGCGATCTTCAGTGTTCTCATGGGCGCCGCTCTGATCACTGCCACGCAGATCAACTTCAAATACGACTTTCCTGTCGTGGAACCGGTGAGTGATCACGTGCGAGAGAAAACCGGCGTCGAATTAATCCACTCGGTTGTTCAGGAAGTGGAGAAGCCTCCTGCGGAGCCGACGAGAGACGAACAGCTGCAGAGTCAACTCTCTCAGCAGCTGAACCTGCCCAGTCTTCAAGACACCGGCGCACCACCTCCGAAGCCGCAGCCACCCGAGGGCAAG ACTAAAATGTTCGCTCAGACAATGCGAGAGATCCCAGAATGGGTGACGGTATTGAAGCAATTCAAAGACCTCAAGTGCGCGTCCTTCCTCTTCGTCGCCTGGTTCATGGGCTTTGGTATCGGGCTGATCTTCACCTTCCTCTTCTGGCATCTTCAGGACTACGGCGGTACACCTACTCTCTTCGGTGTTGCCTCCGTCATCAATCACATCTCCGAGATATTCGCCTACTTCTTCAGCTTCAAACTGATTCGACAAATCGGCCACGTAAAG GTGTTGTGCATGGGGCTGGGTGGAAACGTAATCCGTTTCCTTTACATATCCTGGCTGACGGTACCGTGGTGGGTGTTGCCGTTCGAGTTCATCCAAGGTATAACCCACGCGGCTGTTTGGGCTGCTTGTTGCAGCTACATCTCTCACAACACACCGCCGCAGTTGCGTACCAGTGCGCAGGGTGTTCTTCAAGGTGTTCATCACGGTCTTGGCAGGGGATGCGGGGCTGTGATCGGTGGCATGTTCGTCGACGCTTACG gAACAACCGCTACGTTCCGAGCCTACGGCCTGATCTGCATCGTCGTCCTCGCCGCATTCGTGTTCATCAACTTCTACAGGAAGGACACTGGCTTCGTTTCCGAGTTACCGCAGACGGAGGATCCGCGTCAGGTGGCCGAGGCGACGCATTTGGCGCCGCACGGCGTACCCAGCAACGCGATTCCTCGCGCTTTAAGTTCGACCCGGCTGCACGAGCTGGCCAACCAAGACTCGACCTACGGTGCCACTTATCAGACCACGGGCGGAAATCTCGGTGTACCCGGTGCAAACGGAG GCCCAGTGAACCCGACGAATCCATTTCTGAACGGcggaggcggcggtggtggtggatATAATTACG CTTTACAATGA